A genome region from Christensenella minuta includes the following:
- the miaB gene encoding tRNA (N6-isopentenyl adenosine(37)-C2)-methylthiotransferase MiaB translates to MEKLKAEVKKKGLKYHIITYGCQMNAHESEKIAGILENIGYTPANSKEDADFILFNTCCVRENAEQKTFGNVGRIKKLKQLNQDMLVAVCGCMMQQEKAAKKLMETFPFVDIIFGTHNLHELPGMILSYKSGGERFYSAPETQELHDDVPQKRAEGPLASVNIMYGCNNFCSYCIVPYVRGRERSRSAEDVMREVSGLTAQGYREVMLLGQNVNSYDGGINFARLLKRICGETDIPRIRFMTSHPKDLSDELIEVIAAYPQICRHIHLPVQSGSSRVLRKMNRKYTREAYIALAEKIRERIPGIAITTDIIVGFPGETDVDFGDTLSLVKRLRFDSAFTFVYSPRSGTQAAEMPDQVDEALRTERIMELVALQNKITEERNREYEGKTTQVLVEGISTRNPGHVCGRTSTSKMVNFEGGADLIGHFVDVKITRGKKTTLFGTLVEEGM, encoded by the coding sequence ATGGAAAAATTAAAAGCTGAAGTGAAAAAAAAGGGGCTGAAATATCACATTATCACATATGGATGCCAGATGAACGCGCATGAATCCGAAAAAATCGCGGGAATTCTGGAAAATATTGGATATACGCCGGCAAACTCGAAAGAAGATGCCGATTTTATTTTATTCAATACCTGTTGTGTCCGTGAAAATGCAGAGCAAAAAACGTTCGGCAATGTGGGCCGGATTAAAAAGCTCAAGCAATTAAATCAGGATATGCTTGTCGCAGTTTGCGGCTGCATGATGCAGCAGGAGAAGGCTGCAAAGAAATTGATGGAAACGTTCCCGTTTGTGGATATCATTTTTGGAACGCATAACCTCCACGAACTTCCTGGAATGATCTTGTCATATAAATCCGGCGGGGAACGTTTTTACAGCGCTCCCGAAACTCAGGAGCTGCATGACGACGTTCCGCAAAAGCGCGCGGAAGGGCCTCTCGCGTCCGTCAATATTATGTATGGATGCAATAATTTTTGTTCATATTGCATTGTTCCCTATGTACGGGGACGAGAGCGTTCCCGCAGCGCGGAGGATGTCATGCGCGAGGTCTCCGGCCTCACAGCGCAGGGATATCGCGAAGTGATGCTCCTTGGGCAAAATGTGAATTCTTATGACGGAGGCATCAATTTTGCCCGGCTTCTTAAACGGATCTGCGGGGAAACGGATATTCCGCGTATCCGTTTCATGACCTCACACCCCAAGGATTTATCGGATGAACTAATCGAAGTGATTGCCGCGTATCCGCAAATTTGCCGTCATATTCATTTGCCCGTCCAATCGGGAAGTTCGCGTGTCTTGCGGAAGATGAACCGTAAATATACACGGGAAGCATATATTGCGCTTGCGGAGAAAATTCGCGAAAGAATTCCCGGGATCGCAATTACCACTGATATTATTGTCGGGTTTCCCGGCGAAACGGATGTCGATTTTGGGGATACGCTATCTCTGGTAAAAAGGCTTCGGTTCGATTCTGCATTCACTTTCGTTTATTCTCCGCGCAGCGGAACCCAAGCAGCGGAAATGCCGGATCAGGTTGATGAGGCGTTACGGACGGAGCGTATCATGGAACTGGTGGCACTGCAGAATAAAATTACGGAAGAGCGCAATCGGGAGTACGAGGGAAAAACCACGCAAGTTCTCGTCGAAGGGATCAGTACCAGAAATCCGGGGCATGTATGCGGACGAACAAGCACTTCCAAGATGGTAAATTTTGAAGGCGGCGCAGATTTGATCGGCCATTTTGTGGATGTAAAAATTACGCGGGGGAAAAAAACGACTCTGTTTGGCACGCTGGTTGAAGAGGGAATGTAA
- a CDS encoding C40 family peptidase produces the protein MSKTKRWTMTGSVCGVAVVVVLLFAFGVFGNVPFFSSNTSAANADNTLPADEPLTAVAEPAPSPTPQPTPEPTPDPTLKEGMEGPEIQTLQQRLMDLGYLDIDETTQYYGPATAGAISFFQRQHGLEQDGVCGPQTLAVIYTDEAKPYTLLEGTSGDDVDLLQERLQELGYLGKATGYYGTETVDAVKRFQERNDLGVDGKTGEMTLALIYSADAKATPEKEAEIQRKGNIDTFISVAEEQLGCPYIWGASGPNSFDCSGLVTYCLRQAGSSTGRLNAAGFSQNSAWEKISFDNLQRGDLIFYSNNAGTRVGHVGIVVGDGMMIDASSSNGKVVHRSYDTSYWRNHFVCGRRPW, from the coding sequence ATGTCAAAAACAAAACGCTGGACGATGACCGGTTCTGTCTGTGGAGTTGCGGTGGTCGTCGTCCTTTTATTTGCATTCGGCGTTTTTGGCAATGTGCCTTTTTTCAGTTCCAATACCAGCGCTGCAAATGCAGATAATACACTTCCCGCGGACGAGCCGCTTACCGCCGTGGCGGAGCCGGCTCCTTCTCCCACGCCGCAGCCCACGCCTGAGCCAACGCCGGATCCCACCCTGAAAGAAGGGATGGAGGGGCCGGAAATCCAGACGTTGCAGCAGCGCCTGATGGATCTCGGTTATCTTGATATTGATGAAACAACGCAATACTATGGTCCGGCAACGGCGGGGGCAATCAGCTTTTTCCAGCGCCAGCACGGCCTTGAACAGGACGGTGTATGCGGTCCCCAAACACTCGCAGTCATCTATACTGACGAAGCCAAGCCCTACACCCTGTTGGAGGGAACGAGCGGCGACGATGTGGACCTTTTACAGGAGCGTTTGCAGGAGTTAGGCTACCTGGGGAAGGCCACCGGTTATTATGGTACAGAGACCGTCGATGCGGTCAAACGTTTTCAGGAACGAAACGATCTTGGGGTTGATGGGAAAACCGGTGAAATGACGCTCGCTCTGATCTATTCGGCAGACGCAAAGGCAACTCCTGAAAAGGAAGCGGAGATTCAGCGCAAGGGTAATATTGATACGTTTATCTCCGTCGCGGAGGAGCAGCTTGGCTGCCCGTATATATGGGGCGCATCGGGGCCGAATTCCTTTGACTGTTCTGGTCTTGTCACTTATTGTCTGCGGCAGGCCGGTTCATCGACCGGACGCCTGAATGCGGCGGGTTTTTCACAAAACTCCGCATGGGAAAAGATTTCTTTCGATAATTTGCAGCGCGGAGACCTGATTTTCTATTCCAACAATGCGGGAACGCGGGTCGGGCATGTCGGTATCGTAGTCGGCGACGGGATGATGATCGACGCTTCCTCCTCTAACGGGAAGGTAGTGCACCGCAGCTACGACACCTCCTATTGGCGAAATCATTTTGTATGCGGCCGACGGCCCTGGTAA
- a CDS encoding response regulator transcription factor: MTNLLIADADAETRLKIMSYADANEFLIDEAGDGISAIKLFRRKEYDLIALDVFLPELDGLNVCRQLRKISPVPIVFLTAKSREFDRLAGFEAGADDYIIKPFYVSELFARIHAILNRCRETQKRTLLAADGLSVNLNSHTVWVDDIQIFLTPKEYDLLVFLLQNPNRALSRDAILSNVWGDEFSGTDRTVDTHIRTLRDSIGPYGNHILTVWGIGYKFER; encoded by the coding sequence ATGACAAATTTATTAATCGCAGATGCAGATGCGGAAACGCGTCTGAAAATCATGAGCTATGCGGATGCCAATGAATTCCTGATCGACGAGGCCGGGGATGGAATCAGCGCCATTAAGCTTTTCCGCCGTAAGGAATATGACCTTATCGCACTGGATGTCTTTTTGCCCGAACTTGACGGCCTCAATGTATGCCGCCAGCTGAGAAAAATATCGCCGGTACCCATCGTGTTTTTGACTGCAAAAAGCCGCGAATTTGACCGCCTCGCCGGTTTTGAAGCCGGCGCTGACGATTACATTATTAAACCTTTCTATGTTTCCGAATTATTTGCGCGTATTCACGCCATACTGAACCGGTGCAGGGAAACCCAGAAAAGAACGCTTCTGGCGGCCGACGGACTATCTGTTAATCTGAATTCCCATACAGTGTGGGTGGACGATATACAAATCTTCCTGACGCCAAAAGAGTATGATCTTCTGGTGTTTCTGCTGCAAAATCCTAATCGGGCGTTATCCCGGGACGCGATCCTCTCCAATGTTTGGGGCGATGAATTCAGCGGTACTGACCGAACGGTGGATACGCATATCCGGACCCTACGCGATAGCATCGGCCCATACGGCAATCACATCCTGACGGTATGGGGAATCGGATATAAATTCGAGAGATAA
- a CDS encoding NADH-dependent [FeFe] hydrogenase, group A6 encodes MVHLTINQKPVTVPEGTTIIEAARQCGIHIPSLCYLKDIHKFGSCRICSVEVEGAKNLMASCVTEVREDMAVRTNTKRVRDARNMLYELLLSDHSKSCLSCNRNQSCELQKLGETLGVTETRFKTDSSRQHVDASVSITRDLSKCILCRRCVTACNQIQGVGVLNAQQRGFDTVIAPAMGLPISKANCTFCGQCTVVCPVGALKETDSTAQVWQALNDPEIRVVIQAAPAVRVALGELFGYPPGTSVTGKMAAAMRALGADDVFDTDWSADLTIMEEGAEFLERLTKYMDREAAVLPMITSCSPGWIKYIEHYYPEQTAHLSTCKSPHMMLGAMAKTYYAEKKNIDPAKMFVVSVMPCTAKKFEITREEMKRKGVADVDAVITTRELGAMIKQAGIDFHALGEGTFDEPLGVSTGAADIFGLTGGVMEAALRTVYAIVCGRNLPFENLHVAPIMGLEQVKEAILRFEKVLPEYESFEGKEVHIGVTSGLAGAKQLADQIARETSPYHFIEIMGCPGGCITGGGQPRSADPEVRAKRQAALYAEDEGKSIRQSHENPSIQALYTEYLEYPGSKKAHNLLHTKYVKRGTLEFADGFPDKKPPASHKDGHTRGQHRPQRLTDDLETVRVRTLEQENERLRGELAEMKETIDIYKQVISDYTGKSGGK; translated from the coding sequence ATGGTACATCTCACGATCAATCAAAAGCCGGTCACCGTGCCGGAGGGAACCACGATTATAGAGGCGGCGAGGCAGTGTGGAATTCATATCCCAAGCCTTTGTTACCTCAAGGATATTCACAAATTCGGATCATGCAGGATCTGTTCCGTGGAAGTGGAGGGTGCCAAAAATCTGATGGCCTCCTGCGTGACAGAGGTACGGGAGGACATGGCCGTTAGGACGAATACAAAGCGGGTACGCGATGCGCGCAATATGCTCTATGAACTGTTGCTTTCCGACCATTCCAAAAGCTGCCTTTCCTGCAACCGAAACCAGAGCTGTGAGCTGCAAAAACTCGGAGAGACTCTTGGTGTCACGGAAACCCGTTTTAAAACAGACAGTTCCCGCCAGCACGTCGACGCTTCCGTTTCCATTACGCGCGATCTATCCAAATGTATTCTGTGCCGCCGGTGCGTTACGGCGTGCAATCAAATTCAGGGCGTGGGCGTACTGAACGCACAGCAGAGAGGTTTTGATACAGTGATCGCTCCGGCGATGGGACTTCCCATCAGTAAGGCGAACTGCACTTTCTGCGGACAGTGTACAGTCGTATGCCCTGTCGGTGCGCTTAAGGAGACGGATTCCACCGCACAGGTATGGCAGGCACTGAACGACCCTGAAATACGCGTCGTGATACAGGCAGCCCCGGCTGTGCGCGTAGCCCTCGGGGAGTTGTTCGGCTATCCTCCGGGCACAAGCGTCACTGGAAAGATGGCGGCAGCTATGCGTGCTCTCGGGGCGGATGACGTATTCGATACAGACTGGAGTGCGGACCTTACGATTATGGAGGAAGGTGCGGAGTTCCTAGAGCGGCTGACAAAGTATATGGACAGGGAAGCAGCGGTGCTGCCTATGATTACAAGCTGTTCGCCCGGCTGGATCAAATATATCGAACATTATTACCCGGAACAAACGGCGCATCTTTCTACATGCAAATCGCCCCACATGATGCTCGGAGCTATGGCAAAAACATATTATGCAGAGAAGAAAAACATCGATCCGGCAAAAATGTTCGTCGTATCGGTTATGCCCTGTACCGCAAAAAAATTTGAAATCACGCGCGAAGAAATGAAGCGCAAGGGAGTTGCCGATGTGGATGCCGTAATCACGACTCGTGAGCTGGGAGCAATGATAAAACAGGCTGGCATTGATTTTCATGCCCTCGGGGAGGGAACTTTTGACGAGCCGCTTGGGGTATCTACAGGCGCGGCTGACATTTTCGGATTGACAGGCGGAGTGATGGAGGCTGCGCTGCGCACGGTATATGCTATTGTATGCGGACGAAATCTGCCGTTTGAAAATTTACATGTTGCACCGATCATGGGACTGGAGCAGGTCAAGGAGGCAATCCTGCGTTTTGAAAAGGTATTGCCCGAATATGAAAGTTTTGAGGGGAAAGAGGTCCATATCGGAGTAACGAGCGGACTGGCGGGTGCAAAGCAATTAGCCGATCAGATCGCCCGGGAAACATCGCCTTACCATTTCATCGAAATCATGGGGTGCCCCGGAGGCTGTATCACCGGTGGCGGGCAGCCGCGGAGCGCTGATCCAGAGGTACGTGCAAAGCGCCAGGCGGCCCTTTATGCCGAAGATGAAGGCAAATCGATCCGCCAATCGCATGAAAATCCCTCTATCCAGGCCCTCTATACGGAATATTTGGAGTATCCGGGGAGCAAAAAGGCACATAACCTGCTGCACACAAAATATGTGAAGCGCGGTACATTGGAATTTGCAGATGGTTTTCCCGATAAAAAGCCCCCTGCAAGTCACAAAGACGGGCATACCCGCGGGCAGCATAGGCCCCAGAGGCTTACCGATGACCTTGAAACAGTTCGCGTCAGGACGCTGGAGCAGGAAAACGAACGGCTACGCGGTGAACTTGCCGAGATGAAGGAAACCATAGACATTTATAAACAGGTGATTTCCGATTATACCGGAAAGAGCGGAGGGAAGTGA